The following proteins are encoded in a genomic region of Elusimicrobiota bacterium:
- a CDS encoding MerR family DNA-binding transcriptional regulator, translated as MVDIASECVYNVYQGLKMKGYLKILEAARFMSVTPQTLRNWDKQGKLSPYRHPMNNYRMYKQAELEKILKKIRK; from the coding sequence ATGGTTGACATCGCCTCCGAATGTGTTTATAATGTTTACCAAGGTTTAAAAATGAAAGGCTACCTCAAGATTCTTGAAGCCGCACGGTTCATGAGCGTGACGCCTCAAACCTTGCGGAATTGGGACAAGCAAGGGAAGCTCTCTCCCTACCGGCATCCCATGAACAACTACCGGATGTACAAACAAGCGGAGCTGGAAAAGATTCTCAAGAAGATCCGAAAGTAA
- a CDS encoding phage/plasmid primase, P4 family yields the protein MKRCRPAATWFEGNTFLPAVLAREIAREHHFLSSPIDEAGVGVRLHLYEDGVFRHNGADKARRLAHELLGAASKPDRLESTSALVKESSKVAAHDLNPAAMDLLNVQNGMLDWRTGELKPHSPEYRSTFQINAAYVPGAHSETLDRFLAEVFPSDALPLAEELVGYLLRPTTKFQKAFTLLGDGANGKSTFLSMLAVFLGEESVSHVSLQDLVGNRFVAAELQGKLVNVYADLPSSSLEQSDVFKAIVGGDIIKAERKFGQPFNLVPTARLLFSANELPESRDLSPAYFRRWVIIPFPNHFQGSKAKKDLLELLTTPEARSALLNRALVGLRRLEEQQDFSTCASIQEAGQSYRRQCDHAFEFISERLETKSGEAVGKAEVYQKYKEWGQKAGIPHPASQQAFNKRLREVLGAKEGRADGVRVWPGVFWKSESVE from the coding sequence ATGAAACGATGCCGGCCTGCCGCGACCTGGTTCGAGGGCAATACGTTCCTCCCCGCTGTCCTGGCGCGGGAGATAGCCCGCGAGCATCATTTCCTTAGCTCGCCGATAGACGAAGCCGGGGTCGGTGTCCGGCTCCATCTCTATGAGGACGGCGTCTTCCGGCACAATGGAGCAGACAAAGCTCGCAGGCTCGCCCACGAACTACTAGGGGCCGCCTCGAAGCCGGACCGGCTCGAATCCACTTCCGCGCTGGTCAAGGAAAGCTCGAAGGTTGCGGCGCATGACCTGAACCCGGCCGCCATGGACCTGCTGAACGTCCAGAACGGGATGCTGGATTGGCGCACAGGCGAACTCAAGCCGCACTCGCCGGAATACCGCTCAACGTTCCAAATCAATGCGGCCTATGTCCCAGGCGCACACTCGGAGACTCTGGACCGCTTCCTGGCTGAGGTCTTCCCGTCGGATGCCTTGCCGCTGGCCGAGGAACTGGTTGGCTACCTGCTGCGTCCTACAACGAAATTCCAGAAAGCGTTTACGCTCTTGGGTGACGGGGCCAACGGCAAGAGCACCTTTCTTTCGATGCTGGCGGTCTTCTTAGGTGAGGAAAGTGTGTCCCATGTATCGCTCCAGGACCTCGTAGGAAACCGCTTTGTAGCAGCAGAGCTTCAAGGCAAGCTTGTCAACGTTTATGCGGACCTCCCGTCTTCCAGCCTGGAGCAGTCCGACGTGTTCAAGGCCATCGTCGGCGGTGACATCATCAAGGCCGAACGGAAATTCGGCCAGCCCTTCAACCTAGTCCCAACGGCCCGGCTGCTTTTTAGCGCCAACGAACTGCCGGAGTCGCGGGACCTGAGCCCGGCCTACTTCCGGCGCTGGGTCATCATCCCATTCCCCAACCACTTCCAGGGCTCCAAGGCCAAAAAGGACTTGCTCGAACTCCTAACCACCCCAGAGGCCCGGAGTGCCCTTCTAAACCGTGCTCTGGTCGGTCTTCGACGCTTGGAGGAGCAACAGGACTTTAGCACCTGCGCCAGCATCCAAGAAGCCGGACAGAGCTACCGGCGGCAATGTGACCACGCCTTCGAGTTTATATCCGAGCGCCTTGAGACCAAATCGGGGGAGGCCGTAGGCAAGGCCGAGGTCTATCAGAAATACAAGGAGTGGGGCCAAAAGGCGGGGATACCCCATCCGGCCAGCCAGCAGGCTTTTAACAAGCGCCTACGCGAAGTCCTGGGGGCAAAGGAGGGCCGTGCGGACGGCGTAAGGGTCTGGCCCGGAGTGTTCTGGAAGTCGGAGTCGGTCGAATGA
- a CDS encoding zinc ribbon domain-containing protein, producing MNCTQCGTAFTPDQKFCGNCGQVLKAVTAPDKGKPSKPPQANSPTTNFAERDTITCACGALLTPLVDASTICSSCGQVLKAAAAPNIESAVQKSQPPQVNSSASEPSEKSYNSVASFLSSGNFPPSQEVPEANQERIKTFKFDAPAWTAIAVCFLPILFSWVTLRRGYSLESRLKAFGWMIAWTIIVGRIIVYLIAGDLEFPQPETFSPKMAAPAVASAPVFIKETCYQLSTTIGPSSKLSNLQKEELWKQFEGKAFKWKLRVAEVSSGMFGGYTVQYKCAPNSPSLIQDIQIKYPESKKDSVLHLSKGSDYDVTGILRTQGTLLGMTADDLP from the coding sequence ATGAACTGTACTCAATGCGGCACCGCATTCACGCCCGATCAAAAATTCTGCGGCAACTGCGGGCAGGTCCTCAAGGCCGTGACGGCACCTGACAAGGGAAAACCATCGAAACCGCCGCAAGCGAACTCGCCAACAACCAATTTTGCAGAAAGGGATACGATCACCTGCGCCTGCGGGGCTTTGCTTACGCCCCTCGTCGATGCGTCCACGATCTGTAGCAGCTGCGGGCAAGTCCTTAAAGCCGCGGCGGCACCAAACATCGAGTCGGCAGTGCAAAAATCCCAACCACCGCAAGTGAATTCGTCAGCCAGTGAACCTTCTGAGAAATCATACAACAGCGTCGCCAGCTTCCTATCTTCTGGTAACTTCCCACCATCACAAGAGGTGCCAGAAGCGAATCAAGAAAGGATTAAGACATTTAAATTCGACGCACCGGCATGGACAGCAATTGCGGTCTGTTTCTTGCCCATCCTGTTCTCGTGGGTAACGCTGCGTCGGGGGTATAGCCTGGAAAGTCGTCTCAAGGCGTTCGGCTGGATGATTGCTTGGACTATCATCGTCGGAAGAATCATAGTGTACCTGATAGCTGGTGACCTTGAGTTTCCACAGCCTGAGACATTCTCCCCAAAAATGGCAGCTCCAGCGGTGGCATCTGCACCTGTTTTCATCAAAGAAACCTGCTATCAACTTTCAACGACAATTGGGCCTAGCTCAAAATTGTCGAACCTCCAGAAAGAAGAACTCTGGAAACAGTTTGAGGGCAAGGCATTCAAATGGAAGTTACGTGTGGCCGAAGTCAGCTCGGGCATGTTTGGTGGGTACACAGTCCAGTACAAGTGCGCTCCCAATTCTCCCTCCCTAATTCAGGACATACAGATCAAGTATCCTGAATCAAAAAAAGATTCTGTGCTCCACCTCTCAAAGGGCTCCGACTACGATGTCACGGGTATTCTTCGGACACAAGGCACACTGCTCGGAATGACGGCCGACGACCTGCCTTAG
- a CDS encoding helix-turn-helix domain-containing protein, whose product MTLPEFMTQKELAAIIRVSPLTVHRLTKRGELKAFKIGRSLRYARADVEAYVDGRRKVFGK is encoded by the coding sequence ATGACGCTTCCAGAGTTCATGACGCAAAAAGAGTTGGCCGCCATCATCCGCGTGTCGCCGCTAACGGTTCACCGGCTGACGAAACGCGGCGAGCTTAAAGCCTTCAAGATCGGGCGGTCCCTGCGCTATGCGCGCGCCGATGTTGAGGCGTATGTTGACGGCCGCCGCAAGGTGTTCGGAAAATGA
- a CDS encoding tyrosine-type recombinase/integrase, whose protein sequence is MRPLSDSEIAQVASRLGVRDRAFFMLGVRTGFRVSELLSLRVADVVHGGEVAKFVGVQRRNMKGHIEGRTVPLHDEARAALAVWVVELDARGAAAESPLFLSREGGAVSRTQAWAILTAAYRAAGVFGRIGTHGMRKTFAARVYERLDHDLIRTQKAMGHRSLSSTAAYLSFAESEVDAAIIGA, encoded by the coding sequence ATGCGGCCTTTAAGCGATTCGGAGATAGCCCAGGTTGCTTCAAGGCTTGGGGTCCGGGATCGCGCCTTCTTCATGCTCGGAGTCCGTACAGGGTTCCGGGTGTCGGAACTGCTGAGCCTGCGGGTGGCCGATGTTGTCCACGGCGGCGAGGTCGCCAAATTCGTTGGCGTCCAACGCCGCAACATGAAAGGCCACATCGAGGGCCGCACGGTCCCGCTGCATGATGAGGCCCGCGCCGCGCTGGCGGTGTGGGTCGTGGAGCTGGACGCCAGGGGCGCGGCGGCCGAGTCGCCCTTGTTCCTTAGCCGGGAGGGCGGCGCCGTGAGCCGGACGCAAGCCTGGGCCATCTTGACCGCGGCCTATCGCGCTGCCGGCGTGTTCGGCAGGATCGGGACGCACGGCATGAGAAAAACTTTCGCGGCGCGGGTCTATGAACGCCTGGACCATGACTTGATCCGGACGCAAAAGGCCATGGGACACCGGAGCCTTTCTTCAACCGCGGCATACTTGAGTTTTGCGGAGTCGGAGGTTGACGCCGCTATCATCGGAGCATAG
- a CDS encoding virulence RhuM family protein, producing the protein MSDLIPASPAPGGDILIYQADDGRTRLQVRLVDETVWLTQKLMAELFQKDVRTINEHIQNIFKEGELAETSVVRKFRITAADGKCYATAHYNLDVIISVGYRVKSHRGTQFRVWATQRLREYIVKGFAMDDERLKQRGGGNYFEELLSRIRDIRSSEKVFWRKVLEIYATSIDYDATTEASQQFFATVQNKMHWAAHGQTAAEVIHGRADAAKPQMGMTNWVGAKPIKAEAVIAKNYLSPKELDALNRIVTAYLELAEVQALNRRPMYMRDWIAKLDDFLRLSGRDILKNAGKITHEQAARKAELEFEKYHRAQLAEPSQAEKDFDAAVEKFKKLPAPGRKKKQS; encoded by the coding sequence ATGAGCGACTTAATTCCCGCCTCTCCCGCGCCAGGCGGCGACATCCTCATCTACCAGGCGGACGACGGTCGCACCCGACTGCAGGTGCGACTGGTGGACGAAACGGTTTGGCTTACCCAAAAGCTGATGGCTGAGTTGTTCCAGAAGGACGTCCGTACCATCAACGAGCACATTCAGAACATCTTCAAAGAAGGCGAACTGGCCGAGACTTCAGTTGTCCGGAAATTCCGGATAACTGCCGCCGACGGCAAATGCTACGCTACGGCGCACTACAACCTCGACGTCATCATCTCTGTCGGCTACCGGGTCAAATCGCATCGCGGCACGCAATTCCGCGTCTGGGCCACGCAGCGGCTGCGCGAATACATCGTAAAAGGCTTCGCGATGGATGATGAACGGCTCAAGCAGCGCGGCGGGGGGAACTACTTCGAGGAGCTGCTGTCGCGCATCCGGGATATCCGGTCGTCGGAAAAGGTCTTTTGGCGCAAGGTGCTGGAGATTTACGCGACCAGCATCGACTACGACGCGACCACGGAGGCGTCGCAGCAGTTCTTCGCCACAGTGCAGAACAAGATGCACTGGGCGGCGCACGGCCAGACGGCGGCCGAGGTCATTCATGGGCGGGCTGACGCGGCGAAGCCGCAGATGGGAATGACGAACTGGGTGGGCGCCAAGCCGATCAAGGCGGAGGCGGTCATCGCCAAGAACTATCTGTCCCCGAAAGAACTCGATGCCCTCAACCGCATCGTGACGGCTTATCTGGAATTGGCGGAAGTCCAGGCCTTGAACCGCCGGCCCATGTATATGCGGGACTGGATCGCGAAACTGGATGATTTCCTGCGCTTGAGCGGACGAGACATCCTCAAGAATGCCGGCAAAATTACGCACGAACAGGCGGCGCGCAAGGCCGAACTGGAGTTCGAGAAATACCACCGCGCGCAACTCGCCGAACCGTCGCAAGCGGAGAAGGATTTTGATGCCGCGGTAGAAAAATTTAAAAAGCTGCCTGCGCCCGGCCGGAAGAAGAAGCAATCATAA
- a CDS encoding helix-turn-helix transcriptional regulator, with protein sequence MDLPKEATLAARLRFLRKGLGVTLEQFSQITGLARNTIARVERDETRHVDPRILGRLLPQFASRFKEAFPESGGDPYDFLIPPKTLGAWLKNQRLRLGMPQKNLAKTLGVHAYTIIRYESNRTKPDKSVRRRLRALLGDGFEPFLERATI encoded by the coding sequence TTGGACCTTCCGAAGGAAGCAACACTCGCCGCCCGGCTACGCTTCCTTCGAAAGGGCCTCGGTGTGACCCTCGAGCAATTCTCGCAGATCACCGGCCTGGCGCGCAACACAATCGCTCGAGTCGAGCGCGATGAAACCAGGCACGTGGACCCGCGAATTCTCGGCCGGCTATTGCCCCAGTTCGCCAGCCGGTTCAAAGAAGCATTCCCGGAGTCTGGCGGAGATCCCTATGACTTTCTGATCCCACCCAAGACCTTGGGCGCTTGGCTGAAGAATCAGAGGCTTCGCCTGGGAATGCCGCAGAAGAACCTCGCCAAAACCCTCGGCGTTCACGCCTACACCATCATCCGGTACGAATCCAATCGAACGAAACCCGACAAGAGCGTCCGACGTCGGCTTCGGGCGTTGCTCGGCGACGGCTTCGAGCCCTTCTTGGAGCGTGCTACAATATGA
- a CDS encoding radical SAM protein: MRILLTTLPVTRRECPPYELAMTAAVLRSHGHETVALDLNNEVFHKLYRQRKLWKYTKYDLKHRRLRDAGPHLQDFQLGPLRDRILGQRPELVVFKSGTLNVDTTAAVARMLKNANPSLPLVFTGRRIVSQETSGWAGSSAAPFDCIIWGEDDVALPKLLDGLGGPCRGESLIEGRSFPVANLDDLPFHDFSDYPLSQYGSPGQLEFRVNRGCTWDCRFCIEWLLDGKYRTMSGKRIFEEFRHQSLALPSVNRVRFDDPSLNADMQVLTEFARLMKEQRPPLSICAWLGQAMLRSEMTFAVLRLLREGGCIQLNYGLESGSERVLADMGKRFSLEVAEEVIRNTHLNSIICAVNLVIGFPTERRADFAQTIAFVKRNRAHIHHVATAFVGCRIEKGSFLDRHQERFGLTSCDVERWETRDGQNTYRERVDRFRELCEACIEMGLPVGAHGRWIRNSKNLADVLEEISF; this comes from the coding sequence ATGAGGATCCTCCTGACCACCTTGCCGGTGACCCGGCGCGAGTGCCCACCCTACGAGCTGGCCATGACGGCCGCCGTGCTGAGGTCCCATGGCCATGAGACCGTCGCCTTGGACCTCAACAACGAGGTCTTCCATAAGCTCTATCGGCAGCGGAAGCTCTGGAAATACACCAAGTATGATCTCAAGCATCGGCGGCTGCGAGACGCCGGGCCTCACCTTCAAGACTTCCAGCTCGGCCCGCTGCGGGACCGCATCCTGGGGCAGCGTCCGGAGCTGGTGGTCTTCAAGAGCGGCACGCTCAACGTCGACACGACGGCGGCGGTCGCCCGCATGCTCAAGAACGCCAACCCGTCCTTGCCTCTTGTTTTCACGGGCCGGCGGATCGTCAGCCAGGAGACCAGCGGCTGGGCCGGATCGTCGGCGGCTCCTTTCGACTGCATCATCTGGGGCGAAGATGACGTGGCCTTGCCGAAGCTCCTGGACGGCCTGGGAGGGCCCTGCCGCGGCGAGAGCTTGATCGAGGGTCGGTCTTTTCCCGTCGCGAATCTGGACGACCTTCCCTTCCATGATTTCAGCGACTACCCATTGAGCCAATATGGCTCGCCCGGCCAGCTGGAATTCCGGGTCAACCGCGGCTGCACCTGGGATTGCCGGTTCTGCATCGAATGGCTGTTGGATGGGAAGTACCGGACCATGAGCGGGAAAAGGATATTCGAGGAATTCCGGCATCAGTCCCTGGCCCTGCCCTCGGTCAATCGGGTGCGCTTCGACGACCCATCGCTCAACGCGGACATGCAGGTCTTGACGGAGTTCGCCCGGCTCATGAAGGAGCAGCGCCCCCCCTTGAGCATCTGCGCCTGGCTGGGGCAGGCCATGCTGCGCTCCGAGATGACCTTCGCTGTCCTGCGCCTGCTGCGTGAGGGCGGCTGCATCCAGCTGAACTATGGGCTGGAGAGCGGCTCCGAGAGAGTCCTCGCGGACATGGGCAAGCGCTTCTCACTGGAAGTCGCGGAAGAGGTCATCCGGAACACTCATCTTAACTCGATCATTTGCGCGGTGAATCTGGTCATCGGCTTCCCCACCGAGAGGCGCGCGGATTTCGCGCAGACGATCGCTTTCGTGAAAAGGAACCGCGCCCACATCCACCACGTCGCGACGGCGTTCGTCGGCTGCCGCATCGAGAAGGGCTCGTTCCTGGACCGGCATCAGGAGCGCTTCGGCCTGACCTCCTGCGATGTCGAGCGTTGGGAGACCCGCGACGGTCAGAACACTTATCGCGAGAGGGTGGACCGGTTCCGGGAACTCTGCGAAGCCTGCATCGAGATGGGCCTTCCTGTCGGAGCCCACGGCCGCTGGATCAGGAACTCCAAGAACCTAGCGGACGTGCTGGAAGAAATCAGCTTCTAG
- a CDS encoding prepilin-type N-terminal cleavage/methylation domain-containing protein: MKTGGRLRGFTLIELLVVVLIIGILASVGVPQYFKVVEKGRVAEAVAYTGTLRRAQERYCLYRGSYAGDANVMDTGVPKFKYFDNAATVTGGAAAAGWTVVFTRKAGAPTAYGAYTVTFNSLTGNFSSNSANAINDLLPK; encoded by the coding sequence ATGAAGACCGGCGGACGCCTCCGGGGTTTTACGCTCATCGAGTTGCTGGTGGTGGTCCTCATCATCGGCATCCTCGCCTCGGTCGGCGTCCCGCAGTACTTCAAGGTCGTGGAGAAGGGCCGCGTCGCCGAGGCGGTGGCTTATACGGGCACCCTGAGGCGGGCCCAGGAGCGGTACTGCCTGTACCGGGGCTCCTACGCCGGCGACGCCAACGTGATGGACACCGGCGTGCCCAAATTCAAATACTTCGACAATGCCGCGACCGTGACAGGCGGGGCCGCCGCCGCGGGTTGGACGGTCGTCTTCACCCGCAAGGCGGGAGCGCCGACCGCCTACGGCGCTTACACGGTCACCTTCAACTCGCTCACCGGGAACTTCAGCTCCAACTCCGCCAACGCCATAAACGACTTGCTGCCGAAATGA
- a CDS encoding LysR family transcriptional regulator produces MIPVNLHQLYYFWVIAKSGSITSATKCLFLNQSTLSKQLRQLETTLGKRLMVRTRYGVTLTGEGRLAFAYCDRVFPQVEELVALLRSDAAAHSPSVRLAVSRSIARDKVLSLTRFIKGLKGPVTVKVVSGSPDDLKQLFDRRAVDIVLADTDLSSVLGRDCRAKLVASIPHYFVASAKLKGQDFPGVLARVPLMLRSADNPLRKAADYFLRSNKIVPNIVAELDSPDLIFAMVLAGEGVGVLDPIGISDHLERGRVVKLHSRPIGIRENLWLLCSQQPCSSAQAQAVVDTLMTRFRLSPKR; encoded by the coding sequence ATGATCCCGGTCAACCTCCACCAGCTCTACTATTTCTGGGTCATAGCGAAGTCCGGGAGCATCACCTCCGCGACCAAGTGCCTGTTCCTGAATCAGTCCACCCTGAGCAAGCAGCTTAGGCAGTTGGAGACGACCTTGGGCAAGCGCCTCATGGTCAGGACGCGATACGGGGTGACCTTGACCGGGGAAGGCCGGCTCGCCTTCGCTTATTGCGACCGCGTATTCCCCCAGGTGGAAGAGCTGGTCGCGCTCCTGCGCAGCGATGCCGCGGCGCATTCCCCGAGCGTCAGGCTGGCGGTCAGCCGCTCCATCGCCCGGGACAAGGTCTTGTCATTGACCCGCTTCATCAAGGGTCTCAAGGGGCCGGTCACGGTCAAGGTCGTCTCCGGCAGTCCCGACGATCTCAAGCAGCTCTTCGACCGGCGGGCCGTCGACATCGTGCTGGCGGATACGGATCTTTCATCCGTCTTGGGCCGCGATTGCCGGGCCAAACTGGTCGCCAGCATCCCGCACTACTTCGTCGCCTCGGCCAAGCTGAAGGGCCAGGATTTTCCAGGCGTCCTGGCCCGGGTGCCGCTCATGCTGCGGTCGGCCGACAACCCCCTGCGCAAGGCGGCGGACTATTTCCTGCGCAGCAACAAGATCGTGCCCAACATCGTGGCCGAGCTGGACAGCCCCGACCTGATCTTCGCCATGGTCCTGGCCGGGGAGGGCGTCGGGGTGCTGGATCCCATAGGGATCAGCGACCATCTGGAGCGAGGACGGGTGGTCAAGCTGCACAGCCGTCCCATAGGGATCCGGGAGAACCTCTGGCTCCTGTGCAGCCAGCAGCCGTGCTCCAGCGCGCAGGCGCAGGCTGTGGTGGACACGCTGATGACGAGATTCAGGCTGAGCCCGAAGCGCTGA